Below is a window of Cryobacterium sp. PAMC25264 DNA.
GTTGAGGTCACCGTGCAGGCTCGTGGCCTTGACGCCGGCGTCTTCGAGCTGGTCGGCGAGCTGCTCGGCGTACGCACGGGTGCGGCTGAAGATCAGCGTCTTGCCCTGGCGGTCGACGAGCTGGCCGATGATGGAGGCCTTGTCGCGGTGCTCGATGAGGAGGACCTTGTGGTCGATCGTGCTGGAGGCCTGGTCTTCACCGGCGACCTCGTGCACGGCCGGGTTGGTCAGGAACTCCTTGACCAGCGAGGCGACACCCTTGTCGAGGGTGGCCGAGAACAGCAGACGCTGGCTGTTCTTCTTTGTCAGGCGCAGGATGCGCTGAACCGGCTCGAGGAAGCCCAGGTCGCACATGTAGTCGGCCTCGTCGAGAACCGTGATGACAACCTCGGACAGGTCGAGACGACCCTGCTCGACGAGGTCCTCGATGCGGCCGGCGGTGCCGATGATGATGTCCACGCCGCGCTGGAGGGCGCTGACCTGGCGGTACTGCGGAACGCCGCCGTAGATCTGGGTGGTGAAGAGGCCGACGCTGCGGGCGATGGGCTGTACGGTGCGGTCGATCTGCAGGGCCAGCTCACGGGTGGGGGCCAGGATGAGCGCGCGGGGCTTGCGGGCCATCTTGCGGTCCTTGGCGCCGTTGTTCTCCATGAGCTTCTCGATCATGGGGGCGGCGAAGGCGATGGTCTTGCCGGAGCCGGTCTTGCCACGGCCGAGCACGTCGCGGCCGGCGAGCACATCGGGGATGGTCGCGGCCTGGATCGGGAACGGGCTCGGGGCGCCGAGCAGGGCGAGCTCGCGCACGATGTTGCCACCGAGGCCGAGGTCGCCGAACGTCACGCCGACAACATCCGCTGCGGTCGTGGCGATGGCCTCGAGGCGCTCGAGCACCACGTCGTCGCCGGCGGCGAACTTGGGCTTGGAGTCGCGGTCGGGGTAGAAGTTACTGGAGTGACCGCCGTCGTTCGAGCGGTCGTTGCGGGCCGCGCGGTCGTTGCTGTACGCGGGACGCTCGCCACGGGCCGGACGGTCGTTGTTGTACGACGGACGGTCGGTGCGGGCCGGGCGGTCGCCGTAGGACGGACGCTCGGTGCGGGCGGGACGGTCGGAGTTGTACGACGGACGGTCGTTGTTGTAGGCCGGGCGGTCGGTGCGCGGGGCGCGGTCGCCGTAGGAGGGACGGTCGCCACCACGGGCGGGACGGTCAGAGTTGTACGACGGACGGTCGTTGTTGTAGGCCGGGCGGTCGGTGCGCGGGGCGCGGTCGCCGTAGGAGGGACGGTCGCCGCCACGGGCGGGACGGTCGTTGTTGTAGGCCGGACGGTCGGTGCGCGGGGCGCGGTCGCCGTAAGACGGACGATCGTTGTTGTACGACGGGCGATCGGTGCGCGGGGCACGGTCACTGTAGGACGGACGCTCGCTGCGCTGGCCGCGGTCGCCGTACGAGGGACGGTCACCACCACGGTCGTTGCGGTCGTTGTTGTAGGCCGGACGGTCGTTGCGCGGGGCACGGTCACCGTAGGAGGGACGGTCGCCGCCACGGGCGGGACGGTCGTTGCCCCGGTCATTGTTGTAAGCAGGACGATCCGTGCGCGGGGCGCGGTCGTTGTAGGCGGGACGCTCGGAGCGGCCGGCTGCGGGACGCTCGGTACGGTTGCCGTAAGCCGGACGGTCGCCGTAAGCGGGACGGTCGGAGGAGGAGCGCTCACCGGAGCGCGCGGCGCGCTCGTCGGCGTTCCAGCGCTGCTTCTTGGGGGCGCCCTCGTCAGCGCGGTATCCGCGGTGTCCGGGGCTCTTGCTGCCACCCTTGGGTGCGCCCTTGGGGCCGCCCTTGGAGTAGCTCGGGTCGTAGTTCTTGGCTGCGCGGCCGACGGCCGGCTTCTTGCTAGTAGGCATAGAAGTATTCCTGGGTTGTGTTGAGTACATGGCAGAACAACGCCGCACAGCGACGCAACCTGAGAACCCGGGCAGTCTATGGCCGGGGCCGTTCACATACAGTGATTTTTCACCAGCGGATTACTGGGAAACCGGCCCATCCTGACTTACAAACCCATCCGCGCACACAATAAAACACGCGGTGTCAAGAGCCGACTTGTCTACGTTACCTGATCGAGTCCCAAAAGTCACGGATCACTTCGTCCCGCGCTCGACCACGGCCGCCGGCGCGATTCGGTGCGGACGGCTTGATCGGGCACAATCGAGCAATGCTCTCTTCCGATCTGCCCCTGCGCGCGACGGGCTCCCGTGTCAAGACGGCGATCTGGCAGCCTCGACTCCTTCAGGCCGCAAAGACCGCTGTGGCGGTCGCGATCGCCTGGAAGCTGGCCCCCTACATGCCGGGCGTCGCCAACGACTACCCCTATTACGCACCGCTCGGTGTGATCGTGGCCAGCTTCCCCACCCTGATGGGCTCGATCAAGAACGCCGCGCAAACGCTGGCCGGGCTCGTGATCGGCATCGCGCTTGCGGCGGCGGTGATCATCTTCAGCGAACCCAGCGTGCTCACCGTCTCCCTCGTGGTGGGCATCGGGATCCTCTTCGGCGGCATCCGCCAACTCGGCGCCGGGCGAGACTATGTGCCGATCGCGGGGCTCTTCGTGCTGATCGTGGGCGGACCGAACGCGGACGGCTACTCGATCGGTTACGTGTCGCAGATGAGCCTGGGCATCGTGGTGGGACTGGCGGTCAACCTGCTCGTGGCGCCGCCGCTGCGGGTGACCGCCGCGGTGAAGGAGCTGTCCAGGCTGCGGGGCGCGCTCGGGCGGCACCTCGACACGCTGGCGGATGCTCTCGACGCGAACTGGCCGCCCGAGGAGGGTGAGTGGTCCACGCAGGGTCAGACCCTGGCGAGCACCACGAAGGCGGTGCGCCACGCGCTGGCCGAGGCCGACGAGAGCCGGCGGATCAACCCGCGGGCGCGCATCCGGCCGCATGACCTCAGCACCGACCACGACGACCTGGCGGCGTTGGAGAACGTGACCTTCTATGTGCGTGACCTCACCGACGTGCTCGCCGGGGCCGCCTGGGGAACGCCGGTGCCGGTGGACCTGCCGGCCGTGCTGCGCCCGCCGTTGAGCGCGGCCGTGCGGGCGACGGCCGCCGTGGTGATCGAATGGGACACCGGCGCCACGAGCCTCGACACCCTGCACACGGCAGAAGAGGCGCTGGCCGCCGTGACCCGGGCCGTGCACGACCACCGGGAGCTGGGCGCCGACGCCGTGGTGGCGGCCAGTGCGGCCGTACTCGACCTCACCCGGATGCTGGCCGCCCTGAGACCGGGCATCGAGCGCGACGCCCCTCCCGCCTCAGCGCGCGGCTGACCGGCCGGGGCCCACGACGCGCCCGGGCCGGGGCCGGCTGGGGGCTGGATTAGCAGGGCCGAGCGGACCAATCTATTCTCGGGAGTACCCGCACCCAGCGCATTCAGGAGCACCCGTGAGCACCGGTCGCCGCACCATCGGACTAGGCTCCCGACGCTTCATCATTCTCTCCGTCGCGCTCGTTGGCGGGATGGCCGTCGTGGCCGCGGCGTTGCTCGGCGGATTGCACTGGAACCTGCGCCCGGTGGCGCCCGCCCAGGCCGGCGGCACGGCCAGCGAGGTCGACACCACGGCCGTCGTGGGCATCCGCACCTTCGTGGCCCCCGGCGACGCCGTGATCGACGAGGACGTGGTCTATGCCACCGAACCGGACGGCACCCAGCTCACCCTCGATGTCTGTTCACCGCCGGCGACCGTCGCACCGGAGACAGATAGCGACGCCGCCCGAGATACCGGGGACGGAGAGGCTTCGAGCGCGGACGTCGGCGCGGGGGCGAGCGCGGACGTCGGCGCGGGGGCGGTTGATGGCGGCTCAGGGATATCGGCGGGTACCGATCCGACCGTGTCGCCGGAGGCTCCCGACGAACCGGCGCTGCTGCCGGCCGTGCTGTCAATCCACGGCGGCAGTTGGGCTCGCGGCGACAAGGCCAACAGCGACTGGCGCAATGTCTGCGAATGGCTCGCAGCGGAGGGGTTTGTGGGGTTCTCCGTCAACTACCGCCTCGTGCCCGCGGTGTCCTTCCCCGCGGCCATCGACGACCTGGGCCGGGCCGTCGAATGGATGCGCGCGAACGCGGGCAGTTACGGCGTGGACCCCGACCGGATCGGGGCCTTCGGCGGCTCGGCCGGCGGCAATCTCGCGGCGCTGCTCGGCGCCAGGGGCCGTGGGTCGCTCACCGAAGGGGCTCGGGTCGCGGCCGTCGCCGAACTCTCCGGGCCCGTCGACCTCAGCTACGAGGGCATCGTCGTGTCCGGTGGCTCGTCGGGTCTCGAGCGGATCGTGCTCGACTACCTCGACTGCGCGTCGCTGCTGGATTGCCCGGCCGCGAGGGACGCCTCGGCCGTCAGATCGTTGGACCGCACGGACCCGCCGGTATTCATCGGCACCAGCACCGAGGAGTTCATCCCGCTGAGCCAGTCCACCGGGTTCGCCGCGGACCTCGATGACCTCGGGATCGTCAACCGTCTCGTCACGGTGCCCGGCAGCCTGCACTCCATCGGCATTCTCGATGCCGGCATGCGGGCCGAGGTGGCTGCCTTCCTGCACGCACACCTGGGGAGCTGACCGCCGCTCGGGGCTTCGCTGCACCTCGTACGGCTGGGCGCGCCCGCTATAGCGGGCGCGGGCGCCGAGAGGGGGCGCGGTGAGCGTCGCGGGTGCGGGCGCGCGCGGTTGCGGATGCGAAGCGGGTCACGAGGTCTCCTAAGGAAGTGCGCTTCCGCCGACCACCCGGGCGCGAAGCGCCCCCACAGCTCGACAAGCTCGACCGACGTGCGGGGCGGGTTCCGCAGGATGGGTCACTAGGAGACTGCTGATTTATCGGGGCGTTTAAGGCGCGCCTTTGTTGGTTTCGGCGGAGGTGTTTAAGACTTGATTCATGCAGGGTCGTGATGATGGTCAGCGTCAGTTGTTGGATGTCGGTGTGTTCGCTGGGCACATGTTGCCGGCGGGGTCGGTGTTCGCTTTTCTCGCTGAGCACCGGCACGAGTTGTTCCCGGATGACGCGTTCGCGGACCTGTTTCCGTCGGGTCGTGGCCGGCCCTCGACGCCCGCGGACGTGATCGCATCGGTGATGGTGCTGCAGACCCTGCACTCGTTATCGGACCGGGAAACCGCGGAAGCCGTCACGTTTGATCTGCGGTGGAAAGCGGCCTGCGGGTTCGGGTTGACGGAAACATCGTTCCACCCGACGGTGTTGACGTATTGGCGACGCCGCCTCGCGGCAAGCACCCGCCCGCACCGAATTTTCGACGCCGTCGCCGAGGTTATTGCCGGTTCTGGGGCGTTGTCGGGTCGGAAGCGGCGGGCGTTGGACTCCACGATTTTGGATGACGCGGTCGCCCGCCAGGACACGGTGACGCAGTTGGTCGCGCAGATCCGCCGGGTCGGTCGGGAGATCCCCGGCGCCGACATGATCGTGGCCGGCCTGCCCGGCCATGACTACGAGAAGCCCGGCAAGCCCGACATCGCCTGGGACGACAAGGCGGCCAGGGACGAACTCGTTTCCCGCCTCGTGACCGACGCCCTGGCGTTGCTTGCGGCAATCGACACGACGTCATTGACCGACTCGCAGCAGGAGACGGTCGCGTTGCTCGCCCTCGTCGCGGGCCAGGACGTCGAGCCGGCTGAGGGGTCCGATGGCTCGGATGGGCGGTGGCGGATCGCGCGGAAGGTCGCGCCGGACCGGGTGATCTCGACCGTTGACCCGGACGCCCGCCACGCGCACAAGAGCCGGGAGAAGAAGCAAGACGGTTTCAAAGCCCACATCGCGATCGAGCCCGATACGGGTCTGGTGACCGCGGCCGTGTTGACGAAAGCGTCCGGGCCCAAGAACAGTGACGCGGCCCGCGGCGCGGCCCTGGTGGCCGCTGACACGAGCATCGGCTCGGACACGGTCGAGGTCCTCGGTGATTCTGCCTACGGCAGCGGGGACCTCCTCGCCGAGGTCACCGCGGCCGGGCATGTTCCGATCATCAAACCGATGCCGTTGAGTCGGGCGGTTCCGGGCGGATTCACAATCGATGACTTCAGCATCGACGAAGCTAAGCGCACGGTGACGTGTCCTGCGGGGAACACCCGACCGATCACCGTGAAACGTAATGTCACATTTGGCGCCGTTTGCGCGAGCTGCCCGCTCCGAGCCCAGTGCACGAGCGCCGTCGACGGTCGCAAAATGGTTTTGCATCCGCAGCAGCAGATCCAACGCGAGCACCGCGCACGCGCGCTGGACCCTGACTTTCAAGCCGTCTACCGGCAGCACCGGCCGATGGTTGAACGCTCGATCGCATGGATGACTCGCGGCGCGAGACGAGTCCCTTACCGCGGCGTCGTGAAGAACCACGCCTGGTGGAACAACCGCGCCGCCGCGATCAACCTGAAACGACTCCTGAGCCTTGGCCTCACCAGCCAGAACGGGGTTTGGGCACTTGGCTGAAGACCCCAGGCAGGGCAGACACCCCAGCCCTCACACCGACCCCGACGACCACCTTCTACTGGCCAGACTCGCGACACCGAATCGATCCCGCAAGCAGCCCAAACACGACCACACCCGACTCAAAAAACGGGCCCCCGACTCGCCGGGCCCACCGCAGCCATCTAAATCAGCAGTCTCCTAGGTCTCGACGGGCTCGACCGACGGGCTCGACCGACCGGCGACCGGGGCACGGACCGCAGGACGGGCGGCGGGGTCGTAGCGGGGGGTCTGGGGCGGTGCGATACTGGCGCCACCTGCCGGTGGACCGGCCACCCCTCTACCGCTCCGGGATTGCGAAACGGCATGGATTTGACGTCGAAAGGTCTCAACGCGCGTCTT
It encodes the following:
- a CDS encoding DEAD/DEAH box helicase, with amino-acid sequence MPTSKKPAVGRAAKNYDPSYSKGGPKGAPKGGSKSPGHRGYRADEGAPKKQRWNADERAARSGERSSSDRPAYGDRPAYGNRTERPAAGRSERPAYNDRAPRTDRPAYNNDRGNDRPARGGDRPSYGDRAPRNDRPAYNNDRNDRGGDRPSYGDRGQRSERPSYSDRAPRTDRPSYNNDRPSYGDRAPRTDRPAYNNDRPARGGDRPSYGDRAPRTDRPAYNNDRPSYNSDRPARGGDRPSYGDRAPRTDRPAYNNDRPSYNSDRPARTERPSYGDRPARTDRPSYNNDRPARGERPAYSNDRAARNDRSNDGGHSSNFYPDRDSKPKFAAGDDVVLERLEAIATTAADVVGVTFGDLGLGGNIVRELALLGAPSPFPIQAATIPDVLAGRDVLGRGKTGSGKTIAFAAPMIEKLMENNGAKDRKMARKPRALILAPTRELALQIDRTVQPIARSVGLFTTQIYGGVPQYRQVSALQRGVDIIIGTAGRIEDLVEQGRLDLSEVVITVLDEADYMCDLGFLEPVQRILRLTKKNSQRLLFSATLDKGVASLVKEFLTNPAVHEVAGEDQASSTIDHKVLLIEHRDKASIIGQLVDRQGKTLIFSRTRAYAEQLADQLEDAGVKATSLHGDLNQARRTRNLQMLTSGRVNVLVATDVAARGIHVDDIDLVIQADMPDEYKTYLHRAGRTGRAGKSGTVVTLIPKQRRRRMEDLLDRAEIDSSFTTATPGDASITALANL
- a CDS encoding aromatic acid exporter family protein yields the protein MLSSDLPLRATGSRVKTAIWQPRLLQAAKTAVAVAIAWKLAPYMPGVANDYPYYAPLGVIVASFPTLMGSIKNAAQTLAGLVIGIALAAAVIIFSEPSVLTVSLVVGIGILFGGIRQLGAGRDYVPIAGLFVLIVGGPNADGYSIGYVSQMSLGIVVGLAVNLLVAPPLRVTAAVKELSRLRGALGRHLDTLADALDANWPPEEGEWSTQGQTLASTTKAVRHALAEADESRRINPRARIRPHDLSTDHDDLAALENVTFYVRDLTDVLAGAAWGTPVPVDLPAVLRPPLSAAVRATAAVVIEWDTGATSLDTLHTAEEALAAVTRAVHDHRELGADAVVAASAAVLDLTRMLAALRPGIERDAPPASARG
- a CDS encoding alpha/beta hydrolase: MSTGRRTIGLGSRRFIILSVALVGGMAVVAAALLGGLHWNLRPVAPAQAGGTASEVDTTAVVGIRTFVAPGDAVIDEDVVYATEPDGTQLTLDVCSPPATVAPETDSDAARDTGDGEASSADVGAGASADVGAGAVDGGSGISAGTDPTVSPEAPDEPALLPAVLSIHGGSWARGDKANSDWRNVCEWLAAEGFVGFSVNYRLVPAVSFPAAIDDLGRAVEWMRANAGSYGVDPDRIGAFGGSAGGNLAALLGARGRGSLTEGARVAAVAELSGPVDLSYEGIVVSGGSSGLERIVLDYLDCASLLDCPAARDASAVRSLDRTDPPVFIGTSTEEFIPLSQSTGFAADLDDLGIVNRLVTVPGSLHSIGILDAGMRAEVAAFLHAHLGS
- a CDS encoding IS1182 family transposase → MQGRDDGQRQLLDVGVFAGHMLPAGSVFAFLAEHRHELFPDDAFADLFPSGRGRPSTPADVIASVMVLQTLHSLSDRETAEAVTFDLRWKAACGFGLTETSFHPTVLTYWRRRLAASTRPHRIFDAVAEVIAGSGALSGRKRRALDSTILDDAVARQDTVTQLVAQIRRVGREIPGADMIVAGLPGHDYEKPGKPDIAWDDKAARDELVSRLVTDALALLAAIDTTSLTDSQQETVALLALVAGQDVEPAEGSDGSDGRWRIARKVAPDRVISTVDPDARHAHKSREKKQDGFKAHIAIEPDTGLVTAAVLTKASGPKNSDAARGAALVAADTSIGSDTVEVLGDSAYGSGDLLAEVTAAGHVPIIKPMPLSRAVPGGFTIDDFSIDEAKRTVTCPAGNTRPITVKRNVTFGAVCASCPLRAQCTSAVDGRKMVLHPQQQIQREHRARALDPDFQAVYRQHRPMVERSIAWMTRGARRVPYRGVVKNHAWWNNRAAAINLKRLLSLGLTSQNGVWALG